A genomic segment from bacterium encodes:
- a CDS encoding flagellin FliC produces the protein MALYVNTNLFSINAQRNLEETAGGLKTSLQRLSSGLRINDAVDDAAGLAIADKLQRDVRVASQAIRNANDGISALAIGEKALGKVTDTLVRLSELASQAATGTITNTQRSAIQQEFGQLLSEISRISNTTTFNGVNLLSAGTTVSVQVGLDGSSDSRIDFTTIDGSLSGIFSGQTAIAADTASNAQSALGILTSAIATVTEKRGTLGAYQSRLLTAIANLRVARENFSAAESRIRDADVASETANLTRAQILQQAGVAILAQANQQPTLALNLLG, from the coding sequence ATGGCACTCTACGTCAATACCAACCTCTTCTCCATCAACGCGCAGCGGAACCTGGAGGAGACGGCGGGGGGCCTCAAGACCTCGCTGCAACGCCTGTCGTCGGGCCTGCGCATCAACGACGCCGTCGACGACGCCGCCGGCCTGGCGATCGCCGACAAGCTGCAGCGCGACGTGCGCGTCGCCTCGCAGGCGATCCGCAACGCGAACGACGGCATCTCGGCCCTGGCCATCGGTGAGAAGGCGCTGGGCAAGGTGACGGATACCCTGGTCCGCCTCTCCGAGCTCGCCTCGCAGGCCGCCACGGGCACCATCACCAACACGCAGCGCAGCGCGATCCAGCAGGAGTTCGGTCAGCTCCTCTCGGAGATCTCGCGCATCAGCAACACGACCACGTTCAACGGCGTCAACCTGCTGAGCGCCGGCACCACGGTGTCCGTGCAGGTCGGCCTCGACGGGTCGAGCGACTCGCGCATCGACTTCACCACCATCGACGGCTCGCTCTCCGGCATCTTCTCGGGCCAGACGGCGATCGCCGCCGACACCGCGTCGAACGCGCAGTCGGCCCTCGGCATCCTCACCTCCGCGATCGCGACGGTCACCGAGAAGCGCGGCACCCTGGGCGCGTACCAGAGCCGTCTCCTCACCGCGATCGCCAACCTCCGCGTGGCGCGCGAGAACTTCAGCGCCGCCGAGAGCCGCATCCGCGACGCCGACGTCGCCTCCGAGACCGCGAACCTGACGCGGGCACAGATCCTGCAGCAGGCCGGTGTGGCCATCCTCGCGCAGGCGAACCAGCAGCCGACGCTGGCGCTCAACCTGCTGGGGTAG